The Streptomyces sp. NBC_00102 genome segment TGCGCGGCGAGCGAACCCACCACCAGGTCGGCCCGGTCGCCGGGGGTCACCACCATGCAGCCGGGCGTCAGCGCCTTCAGGAACCTCGGCAGCATCGCCCCGCCGAAGACGAAGTCCAGCGCGTCCCTCGCGAGCCCCGCGTCGTCGCCGAGCAGCACCGTGCCGCCCAGCGCCGCGGTGACCTGCGCGACCGTGGGCGCCGACAGGGCCGGCTCGTCGGGCAGTACGTACACCGGGACGGTCAGCCGCTCCACGATGCGCTCGGCGAGGGCGTCCCGGTCCTCGGGCGCGACCCGGTTGACCACCATCGCCAGCACGTCGCAGCCGAGCCCGGCATAGGCGCGGTACGCGTTGCGGGCCTCGGCCCGCACCGAATCGGAGGGCTGGTCCTTCCCACCGACCACCGCGATGACCGAGGCCCCGAACTCGTTGGCGAGGCGGGCGTTCAGCGCCAGCTCGTCGGGGAGCTGGGTGTCCGCGTAGTCGGTGCCGAGGACCAGTACCACTTCGTACGCGCGCGCGACCTGGTGGAAGCGCTCGACGAGCCGGGAGACGAGTTCGTCGGTACCCTGCTCCGCCTGTATCGCGGACGCCTCCTGGTAGTCGAGGCCGTAGACGGTCTCCGGGCTCTGGGAGAGCCGGTAACGGGCGCGCAGCAACTCGAACAGCCGGTCGGGGCCGTCGTGGACCAGCGGCCGGAAGACGCCGACGCGGTCCACCTGCCGCGTCAGTAGCTCCATGACCCCCAGTTCGACGACCTGGCGGCCGTCTCCCCGGTCGATCCCGGTCACGTACACGCTGCGCGTCACGCGTGCTCTCCCGTCCTGGTGCGGCTGTTCGCCCGATACGGGCGGTGATATCCCGGTAGGGGTGGCATTGGCTTGCATTATTTCCGACGATACCTGCGGGGACCGCAGGGCCGCCCGCCGGAGACCCTTTCCCCGGACGGGACCCGGCCGTTGCCCGTGCGCGCCCGTGCGCACGGATGCGCACGGGGATTCACGGGGGTCCGCGGGGTGTTTCTGCCCGCCCCGGCTCCCCGGCAGCCATCAGGCCCCACGTAACGTGGGCGCGAAGGCGGCTTCCGGACCTGTTACCCGGATTTTCGCCCCCTGTTCGTGCGCCGGAGCAGCCGAAAGCGCGGGGTGTACCCCTGCCGTGGGAGAATCGTGACGGCTCACGGCGCGGGGGCCGCTCACCAAGGCCCCGAACAGCCCGGTACTAGCGAGCAGGAGATACAGCACGATGCGCATCGGAATTCTCACCGCAGGCGGCGACTGCCCCGGCCTGAACGCAGTGATCCGTTCGGTCGTGCACCGCGCAGTCGTGGGTCACGGCGACGAGGTCATCGGCTTCGAAGACGGCTTCAAGGGCCTGCTGGACGGCCACTTCCGCCCGCTCGACCTGAACGCCGTCAGCGGCATCCTGGCCCGCGGCGGCACCATCCTCGGCTCCGCCCGCCTGGAGCGCGACCGGCTCCGTGAAGCCGCCGAGAACTGCGAGGAGCTGTCCCGCCGTTACGGCATAGACGCCCTCATCCCCATCGGTGGCGAGGGCACCCTGACGGCCGCCCGCATGCTCTCCGAGGCCGGCATGCCGGTCGTCGGCGTCCCGAAGACCATCGACAACGACATCTCCGCCACCGACCGCACTTTCGGTTTCGACACCGCGGTGGGCGTGGCGACCGAGGCCATAGACCGTCTCAAGACCACCGCCGAGTCCCACCAGCGCGTCATGGTCGTCGAGGTGATGGGCCGTCACGCCGGCTGGATCGCCCTGGAGTCCGGCATGGGCGGCGGCGCGCACGGCATCTGCCTGCCCGAGCGCCCCTTCCAGGTCGACGACCTGGTCAAGATGGTCGAGGAACGCTTCGCCCGTGGCAAGAAGTTCGCGGTCATCTGCGTCGCCGAGGGCGCGCACCCGGCCGAGGGCTCGATGGCCTACGCCAAGGGCGAGATCGACCAGTTCGGCCACGAGCGTTTCCAGGGCATCGGCAACCGCCTCGCCGTCGAACTGGAGCGCCGCCTCGGCAAGGAGGCCCGCCCGGTCATCCTCGGCCACGTGCAGCGCGGCGGCACCCCGACCGCGTACGACCGCGTCCTCGCGACCCGCTTCGGCTGGCACGCCGTGGAGGCCGTCCACCGCGGCGAGTTCGGCAACATGACCGCCCTGCGCGGGACCAGCATCGAGATGGTGCCGCTCGCCGACGCGGTGACCCAGCTGAAGACCGTACCGGCGGACCGTATGTTCGAGGCGGAGTCGGTGTTCTAGGGCGCGCACGGCAGCACGCGCCGGAAGGCTGTTCCGCGCCCCGGGAGGGGCGGGGGGACAGCCTTCCGGCGTTTCCGCGTGCGCTGTGCCGGAGGCCCGGAGGCCCGGAGGCCCGGAGGCCCGGAGGCCCGGAGGCCTCAGCCGCGCAGCGTCTTCAGCGCACCGGCCCATCGCTCCAACTGGTCCAGGACACGGATCAGTTCCTTCTCCCGGGACGCGGTGGGCGCGAACGCCGGGTACTCCGCGAAGTCGTCCCCGATGGTGAGCGCGAGCTGCGCCTGCACGGTGGCGAGCTGGAGTTCGGCGGCGACGCCCCGCAGATGCTCCGCCGCGCGCACACCGCCCGCGAACCCGAGGCTGACGAACCCGGCAGCTTTGTCGTTCCACTCGTCGTAGAGGTGGTCGAGCGCGTTCTTCAGTACGGCCGGGGCGCTGTGGTTGTACTCCGGCGTGACGAAGAGGAAGCCGTCGAATCCGGCGACCCGCGCCGACCAGCGCCGGGTGTGCTCGTGCTCGTACCGCCCGCTCCGGGGCGGTTGCGCCTCGCCTTGGAGGGGCAGGTCGTGGTCGGCGAGGTCGACGAGTTCATAGGTGGCGTCCTGGCGCCCGGCGGCGACGGTGAGAGCCCAGTCGGCCACCGCGCGGGTCACGCGACCCGGGCGGACACTGCCGACGACGACGGCGATCCTGATCATGGCTGCTGCTTCCCATCTCCGGGGTGAATGCGGGTAAGGGGTGGTCGGGGTGCATGGGGTGATCGGGGTGCGTGGGTGGCCGAGTGCCGGTCGGTCAGCCGAACTGGCCCGGCTGGTAGTCGCCGGCGGGCTG includes the following:
- a CDS encoding ATP-dependent 6-phosphofructokinase, with the translated sequence MRIGILTAGGDCPGLNAVIRSVVHRAVVGHGDEVIGFEDGFKGLLDGHFRPLDLNAVSGILARGGTILGSARLERDRLREAAENCEELSRRYGIDALIPIGGEGTLTAARMLSEAGMPVVGVPKTIDNDISATDRTFGFDTAVGVATEAIDRLKTTAESHQRVMVVEVMGRHAGWIALESGMGGGAHGICLPERPFQVDDLVKMVEERFARGKKFAVICVAEGAHPAEGSMAYAKGEIDQFGHERFQGIGNRLAVELERRLGKEARPVILGHVQRGGTPTAYDRVLATRFGWHAVEAVHRGEFGNMTALRGTSIEMVPLADAVTQLKTVPADRMFEAESVF
- a CDS encoding NADPH-dependent FMN reductase; translation: MIRIAVVVGSVRPGRVTRAVADWALTVAAGRQDATYELVDLADHDLPLQGEAQPPRSGRYEHEHTRRWSARVAGFDGFLFVTPEYNHSAPAVLKNALDHLYDEWNDKAAGFVSLGFAGGVRAAEHLRGVAAELQLATVQAQLALTIGDDFAEYPAFAPTASREKELIRVLDQLERWAGALKTLRG